The following coding sequences lie in one Musa acuminata AAA Group cultivar baxijiao chromosome BXJ3-1, Cavendish_Baxijiao_AAA, whole genome shotgun sequence genomic window:
- the LOC135583897 gene encoding homeobox-leucine zipper protein HOX6-like, with protein sequence MQAHRRPHRPTGVMPSRGPVCLHAFLQNFHLAAAFGRERVREREMGESEERCGGEEEGECCSKSSKGDRTRRFSEEQIRSLESTFEAQTKLEARQKQQLARELGLQPRQVGIWFQNKRARWKSKQLDREYRALRADYEALLSRFDSLNKEKQLLLKQRQGLTELLDKTEKNDRDAASKEKERPRPSLKEEPDLEFAGCTEEEEEEEEEDDDDDNTLSYLCEDEPGPRAVQPATSSLPSSAEKQLHSATGRAAAQTSCSNSPWWEFWPLSE encoded by the exons ATGCAAGCCCACCGTCGTCCCCATCGCCCAACAGGTGTAATGCCCTCCCGCGGACCAGTGTGTCTCCACGCCTTTCTACAAAACTTTCACTTGGCCGCCGCATTTggcagagagagagtgagagagagagagatgggggaaAGCGAGGAGCGGtgtggaggagaggaggaaggagagtgcTGCAGCAAGAGCAGCAAAGGTGACAGGAcgaggaggttcagcgaggagcaGATCAGATCGCTGGAGTCCACGTTCGAGGCGCAGACGAAGCTGGAGGCCCGACAGAAGCAGCAGCTGGCGCGGGAGCTCGGCCTGCAGCCCCGCCAAGTGGGCATATGGTTCCAGAACAAGCGGGCGCGGTGGAAGTCGAAGCAGCTCGACAGGGAGTACCGCGCCCTTCGAGCCGACTACGAAGCACTGCTCTCCCGCTTCGACTCGCTCAACAAGGAGAAGCAGCTCCTCCTCAAGCAG CGGCAGGGGCTGACGGAACTGCTTGATAAGACGGAGAAGAACGATCGAGATGCTGCAAGCAAAGAGAAAGAGAGGCCAAGGCCGTCACTAAAAGAAGAACCGGATCTCGAGTTCGCAGGTtgcacagaagaagaagaagaagaagaagaagaagacgacgacgacgacaatacGTTGAGCTACCTCTGCGAGGACGAACCAGGCCCGCGCGCCGTACAACCGGCAACCTCCTCCTTGCCTTCGTCGGCCGAGAAACAACTTCATTCCGCCACCGGCCGGGCCGCAGCCCAGACGTCCTGTAGCAACTCACCGTGGTGGGAGTTTTGGCCTCTCAGTGAATGA
- the LOC135628782 gene encoding epimerase family protein SDR39U1 homolog, chloroplastic-like isoform X1, whose protein sequence is MELGWATLSRANSTIAPSLLTTPHRLFPLERKSKKYRVFCLSGGHSESKANEMVVSVTGATGFIGRRLVQKLLSDNHKVHVLTRSRAKAQLVFSADNFPKLVIAEEREWEQSINGSNAVVNLAGMPISTRWSPEIKKEIKRSRINATSKVVDIINNAKLDLRPSVLVSATAIGYYGTSETLVFDENSRSGNDYLSEVCREWEAKALEVDNDVRLALIRIGVVLGKDGGALAKMIPLFMMFAGGPLGTGRQWFSWIHLDDVVNLIYEAVRNPSYKGVINGTAPNPVRLSEMCEQLGQVVGRPSWLPVPEFALKAVLGEGASVVLEGQKVLPLKAKELGFSYKYPYVKDALEAIMREP, encoded by the exons atggagTTGGGTTGGGCGACGCTGTCTCGCGCCAACTCCACCATCGCCCCGTCTCTCTTAACTACCCCACACCGGCTCTTCCCCCTC GAACGCAAATCCAAGAAATACAGGGTCTTCTGTCTTAGCGGCGGCCACTCGGAATCCAAG GCAAACGAGATGGTAGTGTCAGTTACTGGGGCCACCGGTTTTATTGGTCGAAGATTGGTGCAAAAATTACTTTCAG ATAATCACAAAGTTCATGTCTTGACACGATCGAGAGCAAAGGCACAGTTAGTTTTTTCGG CAGATAACTTTCCTAAGCTTGTAATTGCCGAGGAAAGAGAATGGGAACAGTCGATAAATGGTTCAAATGCCGTTGTTAACTTGGCTGGAATGCCCATAAGTACGAGATGGTCACCTGAG ATCAAGAAAGAGATCAAGCGAAGCCGCATAAATGCAACCTCAAAG GTTGTAGATATAATAAACAATGCAAAGTTGGATCTTCGGCCTTCGGTTTTGGTCAGTGCAACAGCAATTGGTTATTATG GTACAAGTGAAACTCTAGTTTTTGATGAGAATAGTCGTTCTGGCAATGACTACCTGTCAGAG GTTTGTAGAGAATGGGAAGCAAAAGCACTTGAAGTAGATAATGATGTTAGATTGGCTCTCATCCGTATTGGTGTTGTTCTTGGAAAAGATGGTGGTGCCCTAG CTAAAATGATCCCTCTCTTCATGATGTTTGCTGGGGGACCTTTGGGTACTGGAAGACAATG GTTTTCTTGGATTCATCTGGATGATGTGGTGAACCTCATATATGAAGCTGTAAGAAATCCTTCCTACAAAG GCGTAATTAATGGAACTGCACCAAATCCGGTCCGGTTGTCAGAAATGTGTGAACAACTGGGGCAAGTTGTTGGCCGCCCTTCTTGGCTGCCTGTACCAGAGTTTGCACTCAAAGCAGTCCTGGGTGAAGGTGCCTCGGTT GTTTTGGAAGGACAAAAAGTGCTTCCACTCAAGGCAAAGGAATTAGGCTTCTCATATAAATATCCCTATGTCAAAGATGCTCTTGAGGCCATCATGAGAGAGCCTTGA
- the LOC135628782 gene encoding epimerase family protein SDR39U1 homolog, chloroplastic-like isoform X2, protein MELGWATLSRANSTIAPSLLTTPHRLFPLERKSKKYRVFCLSGGHSESKANEMVVSVTGATGFIGRRLVQKLLSDNHKVHVLTRSRAKAQLVFSDNFPKLVIAEEREWEQSINGSNAVVNLAGMPISTRWSPEIKKEIKRSRINATSKVVDIINNAKLDLRPSVLVSATAIGYYGTSETLVFDENSRSGNDYLSEVCREWEAKALEVDNDVRLALIRIGVVLGKDGGALAKMIPLFMMFAGGPLGTGRQWFSWIHLDDVVNLIYEAVRNPSYKGVINGTAPNPVRLSEMCEQLGQVVGRPSWLPVPEFALKAVLGEGASVVLEGQKVLPLKAKELGFSYKYPYVKDALEAIMREP, encoded by the exons atggagTTGGGTTGGGCGACGCTGTCTCGCGCCAACTCCACCATCGCCCCGTCTCTCTTAACTACCCCACACCGGCTCTTCCCCCTC GAACGCAAATCCAAGAAATACAGGGTCTTCTGTCTTAGCGGCGGCCACTCGGAATCCAAG GCAAACGAGATGGTAGTGTCAGTTACTGGGGCCACCGGTTTTATTGGTCGAAGATTGGTGCAAAAATTACTTTCAG ATAATCACAAAGTTCATGTCTTGACACGATCGAGAGCAAAGGCACAGTTAGTTTTTTCGG ATAACTTTCCTAAGCTTGTAATTGCCGAGGAAAGAGAATGGGAACAGTCGATAAATGGTTCAAATGCCGTTGTTAACTTGGCTGGAATGCCCATAAGTACGAGATGGTCACCTGAG ATCAAGAAAGAGATCAAGCGAAGCCGCATAAATGCAACCTCAAAG GTTGTAGATATAATAAACAATGCAAAGTTGGATCTTCGGCCTTCGGTTTTGGTCAGTGCAACAGCAATTGGTTATTATG GTACAAGTGAAACTCTAGTTTTTGATGAGAATAGTCGTTCTGGCAATGACTACCTGTCAGAG GTTTGTAGAGAATGGGAAGCAAAAGCACTTGAAGTAGATAATGATGTTAGATTGGCTCTCATCCGTATTGGTGTTGTTCTTGGAAAAGATGGTGGTGCCCTAG CTAAAATGATCCCTCTCTTCATGATGTTTGCTGGGGGACCTTTGGGTACTGGAAGACAATG GTTTTCTTGGATTCATCTGGATGATGTGGTGAACCTCATATATGAAGCTGTAAGAAATCCTTCCTACAAAG GCGTAATTAATGGAACTGCACCAAATCCGGTCCGGTTGTCAGAAATGTGTGAACAACTGGGGCAAGTTGTTGGCCGCCCTTCTTGGCTGCCTGTACCAGAGTTTGCACTCAAAGCAGTCCTGGGTGAAGGTGCCTCGGTT GTTTTGGAAGGACAAAAAGTGCTTCCACTCAAGGCAAAGGAATTAGGCTTCTCATATAAATATCCCTATGTCAAAGATGCTCTTGAGGCCATCATGAGAGAGCCTTGA